GTGAGTTGGCCGACAGTGCCCGAAACCGAAGCTCCCTGGCGACGAAGCGGCGATCGATCGGCAGGCCGACCCCAGCCAGGGCGCCCGAGCCGAGCGGGAGCACCTCTACCCGGCAAAGCGCGTCGTGAAGCCTGGCGCGATCCCGCTCCAGCATCTCGACATAGGCCATCAGGTGGTGCGCCAGGAGGATCGGCTGAGCCCGCTGCATATGGGTGTAGCCTGGCATGATCAGGTCAAGATGGGCTTCGGCCTGCGCAATCAGGGCCCGTTCAAGTCCCAGAATCAGGCGGCGAACCTCTCCGATCTCCTCCCTGAGATAGAGACGCAGATCGAGGGCAACCTGGTCATTCCGACTCCGGCCGGTGTGGAGCTTCGCGCCGGCCTCTCCCACCTTCTCGGTCAGCCGGGCCTCGATCGCCATGTGGATGTCTTCCAACGAGGGGTCGAAACGAAACTCTCCGCGCTCAATCTCGCCCCCAATCTCTTCAAGCCCCGCCACAATCTTGTCCGCCTCGGCCTTGGTCAGCAGGCTGCATTTCGCCAGCATCCGCGCATGCGCGACAGACCCCTGAATATCGTACTTGTAGAGGCGACGGTCAAACTGGATGGAGGCGGTATACGCTTCCACTCCCGGATCGGTCGCCTGCTGAAACCGCCCACTCCAGGGCTTGGGGCTTCTCCGTTTCACCGTCATCGGCCTGAGCGCTTCCTTCCAGTATGCCTCAGCGCGCGGATCCTGAGGCGAAGCGCGTTCAGGCGGATAAACCCCTCGGCATCAGACTGCCGGTACACCTGGTCCGCCTCAAATGTCGCGAAGGCCGGATCGTACAGCGAGACGGCCGACTTGCGCCCCACGACCTCACAGTTGCCTTTGTAAAGCTTGACTCGCGCCGTGCCGGTTACCCCCTGCTGCGACGCCTCGATCGTCCGCATCAGCAGATCCATCTCCGGGGAGAACCAGTAGCCGTAGTAGACCAACTCCGAGAAGCGGGGGATGAGGGAGTCGCGGAGGTGCATCACCTCGCGATCCATCGTGAGCGATTCCACAGCACGGTGGGCGGCCTGCAGGATAGTGCCCCCGGGCGTCTCGTACACCCCTCGCGACTTCATCCCGACGTAGCGGTTTTCGATCAGATCGACTCGGCCGATCCCGTGTTCGCCGCCGATCTTGTTCAAGCGCTGAAGCAGCCTGGCGGGCGAGAGGCGCTTGCCGTCCAGCGCAACAGGCTGACCGTCCTGGAACTCCACCTCGACATAGGTCGCGCAATCCGGCGCCTTCTCCGGCGAGACGCTCAAGACGAACATCTCTTCCGGCGGCTCCTGCCAAGGATCTTCCAACACCCCCCCCTCGAAACTGATGTGAAACAGGTTCCGGTCGGTACTATACGGCCGCGCCTTCGTAATCGGCACCGGAATGTTATGTCTCCTTGCGTAAGCGATAAGATCAGACCGCGACTTGAGACGCCACTCGCGCCATGGCGCGATCACTCGGATGTGCGGGTCGATGGCATAGCAGGCGAGCTCGAAGCGGACCTGATCGTTCCCTTTGCCGGTCGCGCCATGCGCCACCGCGTCCGCGCCCTCCTTACGCGCCACCGCCATCTGATGCTTCGCAATCAGCGGCCTCGCCATCGAGGTGCCGAGCAGATAGCGCCCCTCATAGACGGCATTCGCCTTCACACAGGGAAAGACGAAGTCCCTGACAAACTCTTCCCTCAGGTCTTTGATATAGACCTTGCTGGCGCCCGTCTTGAGCGCTTTCTCGCGAACCGGGTCCAGTTCCTCTCCCTGCCCCAGATCGGCGCAGAACGCAATCACCTCTGCCTGGTATGTCTCGATGAGCCAGCGCAGGATCACCGACGTGTCAAGGCCGCCGGAGTAGGCTAGGACGATCTTCTTCACTCGCTTAGACTGGATTTGTGATTTCATAGGAGTCTGTCCTGCAAACCCCCGTTCACCCTTCGACAACGCTCAGGGCGAACGGTATGGGCATTGAAAAGGTGGTTTCCCGTTCGTGCTGAGCCTGTCGAAGCATGAGTCCTTCGACTGGCTCAGGATAGGCTCATAGAAACTATCATCTCCATCACGATTCTCGATGTCCCAATAGCGTAACCAGGATTGCCTTCTGCACGTGCAGTCGGTTCTCGGCCTCGTCATACACAATGGAATGGGGACCATCGAGGACCTCGTCCGTAATCTCTTCGCCGCGGTGGGCCGGCAGGCAGTGCATGACCAGCACGTCGGGTTTCGCCAATCTCAGCAGCGCGGCATCGACCTGAAACCCCTGGAAGTCTTGCCGCCGCTTCGCCGCTTCCGACTCCTGACCCATGCTGGTCCAGACATCGGTATACAGGACATCGGCTCCCGCCGCCGCCGCCTTCGCATCGTCCAACAGCTCGATCCGCCCACCGGAGGCCTCGGCCTCCCGGCAGGCAAACGCCACGACGTCGGCGTCCGGCTCGTACCCTTTCGGACAGGCCACGTTCAGATCAATTGCTGTCTTCGCCGCGCCGTACAGCCATGAATGACAGACGTTATTGCCGTCACCGATGTAGGCAACCTTCACGCCGCGAAGCGGGCCGCACTTTTCCCGAAGGGTGAAGAGATCCGCAAGGATCTGGCACGGGTGGGTCAGGTCGCTCAGCCCATTGATGACCGGGATAGCCGCATGTCGGGCCAGTTCCTCGATGGTCTGGTGGGTAAATGTCCGGGCCACAATCCCATCCACCCATCGCTCGAGATTCCTGGCCACATCCTTGACGGTTTCCCGTTTCCCCACCTGAATGTCAGTCGGGGCCAGATAGATGGCGCGGCCGCCCAACTGGGCCATGCCGACCTCAAAGGTGACCCGGGTCCTGAGCGACGGCTTCTCGAATATCATGCCCAGCGTCTTGCCAGTGAGCAGTGGGTGGGCGATCCCCTTGTGTTGCTGCGCCTTCAGGTCGGCAGCAAGGCAAAACAGGCCATCCATCTCAGAGGCCGTCAGGTCCCTGATCGACAGAAGGTCTTTTTTCATAGTTGATTCTTGACCCTGAATTTCAATTGCCGATTGCGGATTGTACATCTGATAAATTTGCAATCTAACATCTCAAATCTCCTTCAAAACCTGATCCAGAATCATGACTGCCTCATCCACCTCGGCCTCGCCGATGATCAGCGGCGGGACGAAGCGGAGGACCTGGTCGCCCGCAGTCAAGATCAGCAGGCCGCGCTTCAGGCATCGATCGACGATCGGTTTGGCCGGTACAGTGAGTTCCAGGGCGAGCATCAGCCCAAGACCTCTCACCTCTTTCACAAAGGGATATCGCGTGGCCAACTCTCGAAGACGGTCCAGGAAATACGCGCCGATCTTGCCCGCCCGCTCCGGCAACTGTGCGTCGAGGATCTCGGTCAGCACCGCGTGGGCAACAGTCGTGATGAAGGGGTTGCCGCCGAATGTTGACGCATGGCTGCCCGGAACGAAGGCGTCTGCCACACCATCCTTCGCCAGCATGGCGCCGATCGGCAATCCCCCCCCCAGCCCCTTGGCAAGCGTCATGATGTCTGGCTCAATCCCGGAGTGCTCATAGGCGAAGAGCCGTCCGGTCCGTCCCATCCCCGTCTGAACCTCATCCAGGATCAAGAGGACGTCTCGTTCCGTACAGAGTCGCCGGAGTCCCGGCAGATAGTCATCGTTCGGCACCCGCACGCCACTTTCGCCCTGGATCGGCTCAACCAGCACGGCGCAGGTCCTCGAATCGATCGCCCGCTCCGCCGCCGGCAGATCATTGAAGGGGATATGCTTGAAGCCCGGCAAGAGCGGCTCGAAGCCCTGGCTGTACTTCGGTTGACCGGTGGCGGTCACCGTCGCCATCGTCCGGCCGTGGAATGAGTCGCGCATGCAGACGATCTCGTACCGGTCGGAACTCCACCGCGCCTTGGCGTAGCGGCGGGCCAGCTTGATTGCCGCCTCATTCGCCTCTGCCCCGCTATTGCAGAAGAAGACCTTGCCGCCAAACGAGTGTTCGCACAGCGCCCCGGCCAACCGAATCTGCGGCTCGATAACGTAGAGGTTCGAGACGTGCAACAGCAGCTCCGCCTGCGCCCTGATGGCCTCCATCATCTTGGGGTGACAGTGACCCAGGACATCCACGGCAATACCGGCTGCAAAGTCGAGGTACGTCTTACCCTCAGCGTCCCAGACCCGCACGCCGCTGCCCTTCACCAGTACGACCGGGAAGCGGGCATAGGTGTTGGCCAGGTAGCGAACCGACTGCGCCATCAATTCATCAGTTACCGTTCCGGTGTGCGTCATGCCTTGCTACCTAACACCTCAAACCCCGCACCGTCACCCGACGATCTCCGTACCGACCCCCTCTGACGTGAAAAACTCCAGCAGAAGAGCATGGGGGATGGTGCCGTTCACGATGTGCGTCTTCTCGACCCCGTTATTCAGCGCGGCGAGACAGGCCCGGACCTTCGGCAGCATCCCTCCCGAGATGACGCCATCAACAACAAGCTGCTCCACCCTTTGCCTGTTCAGCGTGGGAATAAGGGAGTCATCCTTGTCCAGAATACCGTCGGTGTCGGTGAGGAAAATAAGCTTTTCTGCTCGCAGGGCCGACGCGATCGCTCCGGCGGCCAGATCGGCATTGATGTTGTATGTTACGCCCGCCTCATCGACACCGGTCGGCGCTACCACTGGCGTGAATCCGTCGCGCTCCAGGGCAAGCAGAACCCGTTCGTCAACAGCAATAATCTCGCCGACGAACCCCAGATCAACCTCCGGTTCAACTGAACCCGCTGGAGGTTCAGCGGTCGCCACTGGGCCGGCCTTCTTTGCCCGGATCAACCCGCCGTCCTTACCTGAAAGGCCGACGGCCGACCCACCACTGCTGTTGATAAGCGCTACCAGCTCCTGGTTGATCTGGCCCACCATCACCATTTCAACGATCTTCATCGTCTCCCGGTCGGTGACCCGAAATCCGGAGATAAAGGTCGGCTTCAGGCCTGCTTGCTCCATCGCCCTTGTGATCTCCGGACCGCCGCCGTGGACGACAACCGGTTGCATTCCGACATACCGCATGAGAATGACGTCCAGCGCTACTGACCGCTTGAGCGCCTCATCCGTCATCGCCGCGCCGCCGTATTTGATCACGACGGTCTTCCCGGCAAATGTCTTGATGTACGGCAGCGCCTCGATCAGGACATTTGCCTTGTCGATTCCGCGCTGGACCTCTAATGTCTTCCGCTGCCCCACCATCTACTCCGTTGCTTACAACGTTCCGCCTGATCGCTGACCTACAGGATATAGCGACTCAGGTCCTCGTTCTTTACGATCTCCTGAAGCCGTTCTCGGACGTAGGCCGCGTTAATATTGACCCGTGCGCCCTGCATTGTAGGCGCCTCAAACGAGATCTCCTCCAACAGCCGCTCCAGGATGGTATAGAGTCGGCGGGCGCCGATATTCTCGGTCGCCTGATTGACGGCGCTGGCGATGGCGGCGATCTCCCGCACGGCATCCTCCGAAAAGTCCAGCCTCACCTCCTCTGTCTCCAACAGGGCGACATACTGCTTGATCAGGGCATTCCGCGGTTCTGTGAGGATCCGGACGAAGTCGTCCTGCGTGAGGCTGGCCAGCTCCACGCGTAACGGGAAGCGTCCCTGCAACTCCGGGATCAGGTCGGACGGTTTGGTGACATGAAACGCCCCGGCCGCAATGAACAGGACGTGATCGGTTCGCACCAAGCCGTACTTGGTGGTGACTGTGCATCCCTCGACAATCGGTAAAAGGTCGCGCTGCACCCCCTGGCGCGAGACATCCGGCCCCTGCGATGACCCGCGGCCGGCGATCTTGTCGATCTCGTCCAGGAAGATGATCCCGGACTCCTCGACGCGGCGGACTGCCTCCGACCTCACCGCATCCATATCGATGAGTTTGTCGGCCTCTTCCTGGGCGAGGATCCGCTGAGCGTCCAGGATCTTGGCCTTGCGTCGTTTGGTCCGCTGGGGCATGAGGTTCCCCAACATCTCCTTGACATTGATGTCCATCTCCTCGAGGCCGGAACTGCTGAGGATCTCTACCATCGGCATGGTTCCTCGATCCTTGACCTCCAGTTCCACGGTACGGTCGTCCAGCTTCCCTTCGTGGAGCCGCTTCCTAAGCTTCTCGCGGGTCTCGGCAGCGGAGGTGATGGTGCCCATGTCAGGGGTTTGCTCGACGCCCGACGTCGCCGCCATCCGACCAACGGGAAGGAGCAGATCCAGAAGCCGTTCCTCTGCCAACTCCCGCGCCCGCTCCTGTACTGACTTGGTCTTTTCCTCCTTCACCATATCCACCGCCAGCGCAGTCAGGTCGCGCACCATCGATTCAACGTCGCGTCCGACGTAGCCTACCTCCGTGTACTTGCTGGCCTCCACCTTGATGAACGGGGCGTCCACCAGCTTGGCCAGGCGACGGGCGATCTCGGTCTTGCCCACGCCGGTCGGACCGATCATGATGATGTTCTTCGGCGCAACCTCATCGCGCAGCTCCGCAGGCAGCCTCTGCCGCCGCCAC
The window above is part of the Candidatus Methylomirabilis sp. genome. Proteins encoded here:
- a CDS encoding acetylornithine transaminase, which gives rise to MTHTGTVTDELMAQSVRYLANTYARFPVVLVKGSGVRVWDAEGKTYLDFAAGIAVDVLGHCHPKMMEAIRAQAELLLHVSNLYVIEPQIRLAGALCEHSFGGKVFFCNSGAEANEAAIKLARRYAKARWSSDRYEIVCMRDSFHGRTMATVTATGQPKYSQGFEPLLPGFKHIPFNDLPAAERAIDSRTCAVLVEPIQGESGVRVPNDDYLPGLRRLCTERDVLLILDEVQTGMGRTGRLFAYEHSGIEPDIMTLAKGLGGGLPIGAMLAKDGVADAFVPGSHASTFGGNPFITTVAHAVLTEILDAQLPERAGKIGAYFLDRLRELATRYPFVKEVRGLGLMLALELTVPAKPIVDRCLKRGLLILTAGDQVLRFVPPLIIGEAEVDEAVMILDQVLKEI
- a CDS encoding argininosuccinate synthase, translating into MQSKRVKKIVLAYSGGLDTSVILRWLIETYQAEVIAFCADLGQGEELDPVREKALKTGASKVYIKDLREEFVRDFVFPCVKANAVYEGRYLLGTSMARPLIAKHQMAVARKEGADAVAHGATGKGNDQVRFELACYAIDPHIRVIAPWREWRLKSRSDLIAYARRHNIPVPITKARPYSTDRNLFHISFEGGVLEDPWQEPPEEMFVLSVSPEKAPDCATYVEVEFQDGQPVALDGKRLSPARLLQRLNKIGGEHGIGRVDLIENRYVGMKSRGVYETPGGTILQAAHRAVESLTMDREVMHLRDSLIPRFSELVYYGYWFSPEMDLLMRTIEASQQGVTGTARVKLYKGNCEVVGRKSAVSLYDPAFATFEADQVYRQSDAEGFIRLNALRLRIRALRHTGRKRSGR
- the argB gene encoding acetylglutamate kinase; this translates as MVGQRKTLEVQRGIDKANVLIEALPYIKTFAGKTVVIKYGGAAMTDEALKRSVALDVILMRYVGMQPVVVHGGGPEITRAMEQAGLKPTFISGFRVTDRETMKIVEMVMVGQINQELVALINSSGGSAVGLSGKDGGLIRAKKAGPVATAEPPAGSVEPEVDLGFVGEIIAVDERVLLALERDGFTPVVAPTGVDEAGVTYNINADLAAGAIASALRAEKLIFLTDTDGILDKDDSLIPTLNRQRVEQLVVDGVISGGMLPKVRACLAALNNGVEKTHIVNGTIPHALLLEFFTSEGVGTEIVG
- the hslU gene encoding ATP-dependent protease ATPase subunit HslU: MEQLTPRQTVAELDRYIIGQKDAKRAVAIALRNRWRRQRLPAELRDEVAPKNIIMIGPTGVGKTEIARRLAKLVDAPFIKVEASKYTEVGYVGRDVESMVRDLTALAVDMVKEEKTKSVQERARELAEERLLDLLLPVGRMAATSGVEQTPDMGTITSAAETREKLRKRLHEGKLDDRTVELEVKDRGTMPMVEILSSSGLEEMDINVKEMLGNLMPQRTKRRKAKILDAQRILAQEEADKLIDMDAVRSEAVRRVEESGIIFLDEIDKIAGRGSSQGPDVSRQGVQRDLLPIVEGCTVTTKYGLVRTDHVLFIAAGAFHVTKPSDLIPELQGRFPLRVELASLTQDDFVRILTEPRNALIKQYVALLETEEVRLDFSEDAVREIAAIASAVNQATENIGARRLYTILERLLEEISFEAPTMQGARVNINAAYVRERLQEIVKNEDLSRYIL
- the argF gene encoding ornithine carbamoyltransferase → MKKDLLSIRDLTASEMDGLFCLAADLKAQQHKGIAHPLLTGKTLGMIFEKPSLRTRVTFEVGMAQLGGRAIYLAPTDIQVGKRETVKDVARNLERWVDGIVARTFTHQTIEELARHAAIPVINGLSDLTHPCQILADLFTLREKCGPLRGVKVAYIGDGNNVCHSWLYGAAKTAIDLNVACPKGYEPDADVVAFACREAEASGGRIELLDDAKAAAAGADVLYTDVWTSMGQESEAAKRRQDFQGFQVDAALLRLAKPDVLVMHCLPAHRGEEITDEVLDGPHSIVYDEAENRLHVQKAILVTLLGHRES